Proteins from a single region of Stappia sp. ES.058:
- a CDS encoding D-glycerate dehydrogenase, producing MPKKKPLVVVTRKLPDVVETRMRELFETRLNDADRPLSQAELVEAVKTAEVVVPTVTDRIDSAVLSQAGPNLKLIANFGNGVDNIDVVTANNRGITVTNTPGVLTEDTADMTMALMLGVPRRIAEGIKAMEHGEWSGWSPTWMLGHRIWGKRLGIVGMGRIGQAVARRAKAFGMSIHYHNRRRVPETIEESLEATYWDSLDQMLARMDVVSVHCPHTPATYHLLSARRLKLMKPGAYIVNTARGEVIDEAALIRQLETGQLAGAGLDVFEHEPAVNPKLVASDKVVLLPHMGSATIEGRIDMGEKVIINIKTFMDGHRPPDRVLPSML from the coding sequence ATGCCGAAGAAGAAGCCGCTGGTCGTCGTGACTCGCAAGTTGCCGGATGTCGTCGAGACGCGCATGCGCGAACTCTTCGAGACCCGGCTCAACGATGCGGATCGACCGCTCAGCCAGGCGGAACTGGTGGAAGCCGTCAAGACGGCCGAGGTTGTCGTTCCCACCGTCACGGATCGCATCGATTCCGCCGTCCTGTCGCAGGCAGGTCCGAACCTCAAACTGATCGCCAACTTCGGCAATGGTGTCGACAACATCGACGTTGTCACCGCCAACAACCGCGGCATCACCGTCACCAACACGCCCGGCGTGCTGACGGAAGACACCGCCGACATGACGATGGCCCTGATGCTCGGCGTCCCGCGGCGGATCGCGGAAGGCATCAAGGCGATGGAACACGGCGAGTGGTCCGGCTGGTCGCCGACCTGGATGCTGGGTCACCGCATCTGGGGCAAGCGGCTCGGCATCGTCGGCATGGGGCGCATCGGCCAGGCCGTCGCGCGCCGGGCGAAGGCCTTCGGCATGTCGATCCACTATCACAATCGCCGCCGCGTCCCGGAAACGATCGAGGAATCGCTCGAGGCGACCTATTGGGACAGTCTCGACCAGATGCTGGCGCGCATGGACGTGGTGTCGGTGCATTGTCCGCACACGCCGGCGACCTACCATCTTCTGTCCGCCCGCCGGCTGAAACTGATGAAGCCAGGTGCCTATATCGTCAACACCGCCCGCGGCGAGGTGATCGATGAAGCCGCGCTGATCCGCCAGCTGGAAACCGGCCAACTCGCCGGCGCCGGCCTTGACGTGTTCGAGCACGAGCCGGCGGTGAATCCGAAGCTCGTGGCCTCCGACAAGGTGGTTCTTCTACCGCACATGGGCTCGGCCACGATCGAGGGCCGCATCGACATGGGCGAGAAGGTGATCATCAACATCAAGACCTTCATGGACGGCCATCGTCCGCCGGACCGCGTGCTGCCGTCGATGCTTTGA
- the fabI gene encoding enoyl-ACP reductase FabI, with protein sequence MSGIMKGKRGLVMGVANDHSIAWGIAKTLADHGAELAFTYQGENFGRRVKPLADSVGADLLLPCDVEDIDTVDAVFDTLKKEWGTIDFLVHAIAFSDKSELRGRYADTSRENFTRTMVVSCFSFTEVAKRAAAIMNEGGSMVTLTYGGSNQVMPNYNVMGVAKAALESSVRYLAMDFGLDNIRVNAISAGPVRTLAGSGVSDARVMFNYQKQNAPLGRTVTHYEVGGSALYLLSDLSSGVTGEIHFVDSGFSTVSMPRLDALKTQEARAQKVIEDV encoded by the coding sequence ATGTCGGGTATCATGAAAGGCAAACGCGGCCTGGTGATGGGAGTTGCCAACGATCACTCCATTGCTTGGGGCATCGCCAAGACACTTGCCGACCACGGGGCCGAACTTGCGTTTACCTATCAGGGCGAGAATTTCGGTCGACGGGTCAAACCACTTGCCGACAGCGTCGGAGCGGATCTGCTGCTGCCCTGCGATGTGGAAGACATCGACACGGTCGATGCCGTTTTCGACACGCTCAAGAAAGAGTGGGGCACGATCGATTTTCTGGTGCACGCCATCGCGTTTTCCGACAAGTCGGAGCTGCGCGGACGCTACGCCGACACCTCGCGCGAGAACTTCACCCGCACCATGGTGGTTTCCTGCTTCTCCTTCACCGAGGTCGCCAAACGCGCGGCCGCGATAATGAACGAGGGCGGCTCGATGGTGACGCTGACCTACGGCGGCTCCAACCAGGTGATGCCGAACTACAATGTGATGGGTGTGGCCAAGGCGGCGCTGGAATCCTCCGTCCGCTACCTGGCGATGGATTTCGGTCTGGACAACATTCGCGTCAACGCGATTTCGGCGGGACCGGTGCGCACATTGGCGGGATCCGGCGTCTCCGATGCACGGGTGATGTTCAATTACCAGAAGCAGAATGCACCGCTCGGACGCACCGTCACGCACTACGAGGTCGGCGGATCCGCGCTCTATCTGCTGTCGGATCTCTCATCGGGTGTCACCGGCGAGATCCACTTCGTCGATTCCGGCTTCAGCACGGTTTCGATGCCACGTCTCGATGCGTTGAAAACCCAGGAAGCCCGGGCCCAGAAAGTCATCGAAGACGTCTGA
- a CDS encoding SH3 domain-containing protein, with amino-acid sequence MISHPAGRIGLVSLLAFFLVAAVAGGSSLAQSGTTGASGFPVPRFVSLKSDRVNVRVGPSRDHRIGWTFVRAGLPVEIVQEFENWRRIRDWEGSEGWVFHSLLTGRRTALVTPWESDMITPLREDPRSDARVVAKLSPKVLSEVGQCGQGWCEVSGNGFAGWIDQTRLFGVYPDETVE; translated from the coding sequence ATGATATCTCACCCGGCCGGCAGGATCGGCCTCGTGTCCCTTCTCGCGTTCTTTCTCGTGGCGGCCGTTGCCGGCGGTTCGTCCCTGGCCCAGTCGGGAACGACCGGTGCCAGCGGCTTCCCGGTGCCGCGGTTCGTCAGCCTGAAGTCGGATCGGGTCAACGTGCGCGTCGGTCCGAGCCGGGATCATCGCATCGGCTGGACCTTCGTTCGCGCCGGGCTACCGGTCGAAATCGTTCAGGAATTCGAGAACTGGCGCCGGATCCGCGATTGGGAGGGATCGGAAGGCTGGGTGTTTCACTCGCTCTTGACAGGTCGGCGCACGGCTTTGGTCACTCCCTGGGAAAGCGACATGATCACGCCGCTCAGGGAAGACCCGCGGTCGGACGCACGCGTCGTGGCGAAACTTTCCCCCAAGGTCCTGAGCGAGGTTGGCCAGTGCGGGCAAGGCTGGTGCGAGGTGTCGGGCAACGGATTTGCCGGCTGGATCGACCAGACCCGACTGTTCGGCGTGTATCCGGATGAAACCGTGGAATGA
- the dnaQ gene encoding DNA polymerase III subunit epsilon — protein sequence MRREIAFDTETTGLDPRNGDRLVEIGGVELINHVPTGRTYHAYLNPERDMPIEAFNVHGLSAEFLADKPRFAEIVKEFLEFVDDAILVIHNAAFDMGFINMELARMDLGPFPNEQVLDTLAIARRKHPGSPASLDALCSRYGIDNSRRTKHGALLDSEILAEVYIELIGGKQAGLALSVEDEADYSGSDSRRKRAPARPRPEPMSPLLSDSEIEMHRAFVSGMGEAALWRRYDAD from the coding sequence ATGCGTCGTGAAATTGCCTTCGATACCGAAACCACGGGGCTCGACCCGCGAAACGGCGACCGTCTCGTCGAGATCGGCGGCGTGGAACTGATCAATCACGTGCCGACGGGTCGCACCTATCACGCCTACCTAAATCCCGAACGCGACATGCCGATCGAGGCGTTCAATGTGCATGGCCTTTCGGCGGAGTTCCTTGCCGACAAGCCAAGGTTTGCAGAAATTGTGAAGGAGTTTCTCGAGTTCGTCGACGATGCGATTCTCGTGATTCACAATGCGGCGTTCGACATGGGCTTCATCAACATGGAACTTGCTCGGATGGATCTGGGTCCGTTTCCGAACGAGCAGGTGCTCGACACGCTGGCGATCGCACGGCGCAAGCATCCCGGATCTCCGGCCTCGCTCGACGCGCTGTGTTCACGCTACGGAATCGACAATTCCCGACGCACCAAGCATGGCGCATTGCTTGATTCCGAGATCCTGGCGGAAGTCTACATCGAACTTATTGGCGGCAAGCAGGCGGGACTTGCGCTGTCGGTGGAAGACGAAGCCGACTATTCCGGATCCGATTCAAGGCGAAAGCGCGCTCCGGCGCGCCCGCGTCCCGAGCCCATGTCTCCGCTCTTGAGCGATTCGGAGATCGAAATGCATCGCGCCTTTGTCTCCGGGATGGGCGAGGCAGCGCTTTGGCGGCGCTACGACGCCGACTGA
- the fabB gene encoding beta-ketoacyl-ACP synthase I produces MRRVVITGLGIISSIGNSAEEVTESLRTGKSGICAAPDYTEHGFRSQVHGMPNIDLAAEIDKRQLRFMGDGAAYNYLAMQQAIADSGLEEKEVSHPRSGLVMGSGGPSTKNLFQAHKIVIEKGSPKRMGPFMVTRGMSSTNSACLATPFKIKGINYSITSACSTSAHCIGAGAEQIQFGKQDIVFAGGGEELDWTLSCLFDAMGAMSSKYNDTPTTASRPYDATRDGFVIAGGGGVVVLEELEHAKARGAKIYAEVTGYAANSDGYDMVAPSGEGGERCMRLAIESLGDRKVNYVNTHGTSTPVGDIGEIEAIRKVFGDDQPVASSTKSLTGHSLGATGVHEAIYCLMMLQHDFIAASANVTELDPALSPDEIALKRVDNAGLDTVLSNSFGFGGTNASLALSRYQG; encoded by the coding sequence CGTCGATCGGAAACTCGGCGGAAGAGGTCACCGAAAGCCTTCGCACCGGCAAATCCGGCATTTGCGCGGCGCCGGATTACACCGAGCATGGCTTCCGAAGCCAGGTGCACGGCATGCCGAACATCGATCTGGCAGCCGAAATCGACAAGCGCCAGCTGCGCTTCATGGGCGACGGCGCGGCCTACAATTACCTGGCCATGCAGCAGGCGATTGCCGACAGCGGTCTTGAGGAAAAGGAAGTGTCCCATCCGCGCTCGGGGCTCGTCATGGGGTCCGGCGGTCCGTCGACCAAGAATCTGTTTCAGGCGCATAAGATCGTGATCGAGAAGGGCTCTCCCAAGCGCATGGGGCCCTTCATGGTTACGCGCGGCATGAGTTCGACCAATTCGGCCTGTCTGGCAACGCCCTTCAAGATCAAGGGTATCAACTATTCCATCACTTCGGCCTGCTCGACCTCGGCGCATTGCATCGGCGCCGGCGCGGAGCAGATCCAGTTCGGCAAGCAGGATATCGTCTTTGCAGGCGGCGGCGAGGAGCTCGACTGGACCCTGTCGTGCCTGTTCGACGCGATGGGCGCCATGTCGTCGAAATACAACGACACGCCGACCACCGCTTCGCGCCCCTATGATGCGACGCGCGACGGCTTCGTCATCGCCGGGGGCGGCGGCGTGGTCGTTCTGGAAGAGCTGGAGCACGCCAAGGCGCGCGGCGCGAAAATCTACGCCGAAGTGACCGGATACGCCGCAAATTCCGACGGCTACGACATGGTCGCGCCCTCCGGAGAAGGCGGAGAGCGTTGCATGCGGCTTGCCATCGAATCGCTGGGGGATCGCAAGGTGAACTACGTCAACACCCACGGCACCTCGACGCCAGTAGGCGACATCGGCGAAATCGAGGCGATCCGCAAGGTCTTCGGCGATGACCAGCCGGTCGCGTCCTCGACCAAGTCGCTGACGGGTCACAGTCTCGGCGCCACCGGCGTCCACGAGGCGATTTATTGCCTGATGATGCTGCAGCACGACTTCATCGCCGCATCCGCCAACGTGACGGAGCTCGACCCGGCGCTCAGCCCGGACGAGATCGCGCTGAAGCGGGTCGACAACGCAGGTCTCGATACGGTGCTTTCCAACAGTTTCGGTTTCGGAGGCACGAATGCCTCCCTCGCGCTGTCGCGCTATCAGGGCTGA